In Mangifera indica cultivar Alphonso chromosome 1, CATAS_Mindica_2.1, whole genome shotgun sequence, a single genomic region encodes these proteins:
- the LOC123195397 gene encoding receptor-like protein EIX1, translated as MVVDSTMRTTLIAILLLLLAIAAAEVSFCHGSSDVGCIETEKQALLRFKQGLEDGSNRLASWNRSNGDCCQWAGVVCDNFTGHILELHLRNPFNVILPDFGNLADPDAYWNSRLVGKISPSLLDLKHLIYLDLSGNDFHQEIQVPGFLGSLSNLRYLNLSQTGFRETVPHELGNLSNLQYLDLSYNLLQGPLLEGFQNLTSLKHLDLSHNDFNSSIPDWLYKFSSLEYLSLGFNILQGRLSRSFGGLCNLKFIYLSQVNLTQDISEILDVFSECISDKLESLDLRENKLFSHLNNQFQQYKNLGSLYLSQNSISGYIPSSLGEVSSLRYLDLSNNELNGTIPSSLGELSSLKVLHLSYNRLNGLIPSYFGKLSSIVNLDLSNNELNGSIPSSLGSLQFLKDLYLSKNKLNGPVPSSLGQLSSLEVLDLSRNNLNGTLYPSHFANLIRLSSFDLSHNSVELNLNSDWVPPLQLEILSLASCHLGPQFPFWLHSLRNLFDLNLSYTGIVDTVPSWFWKSASQLTFLDLSHNQLHGEIPNLVEATFRSSIDLSSNNFSGSLPRMSSNITRLDLSSNVLSGSIFQFLCYGNESREMKILFLRDNLLSGELPDCWTNWPDLLILNFENNKFTGSLPNSMGTLTSIESLHLRKNSLSGTIPESILNCTELVAFDVAENELTGNVPLWLGERFSDMVILNLRSNKFHGPLPSQLCHMTSLQILDIAHNSLSGTIPKCISNFSAMVKVDYSADNRIFHFVDFVGGISEDELLILKGRGTEYDSTLNLLRIIDLSSNNFSGEIPAEVTKLEALQSLNLSHNFFVGRIPEKIGAMRSLESIDFSTNQLSGEIPQSISELTFLSHLNLSNNNLMGKIPLSTQIQGFDASCFAGNELCGSPLPKNCTDIDSTSVIENQGEEDENRNEVNWLYVSLTLGFIVGFWSFIGPLIVSRRWRCMYCSFLDYLGNKLCSVAKKCC; from the coding sequence ATGGTAGTTGATTCAACCATGAGAACAACTTTGATTGCCATTTTGCTTTTGTTACTTGCCATAGCAGCCGCTGAAGTTAGCTTCTGCCATGGAAGCTCTGATGTGGGTTGCATTGAAACTGAGAAACAGGCTCTTTTAAGGTTCAAACAAGGTCTCGAAGATGGTTCGAACAGGCTTGCCTCTTGGAATCGAAGTAATGGAGATTGTTGTCAATGGGCTGGTGTTGTTTGCGACAACTTTACAGGCCATATCCTGGAACTTCACCTCAGGAATCCTTTCAATGTAATTTTACCCGATTTTGGGAATTTAGCTGATCCTGACGCTTATTGGAACTCCAGGTTGGTTGGTAAGATAAGCCCTTCTTTGCTTGATTTGAAGCATTTGATTTACTTGGACTTAAGTGGCAATGACTTTCATCAAGAAATTCAGGTTCCTGGATTTCTTGGTTCTTTGAGTAACTTGAGATATCTGAACCTCTCTCAAACCGGATTTCGAGAAACGGTTCCTCACGAACTTGGAAATCTCTCCAATTTGCAGTACCTTGACCTCAGCTATAATCTTCTTCAAGGTCCACTCCTTGAAGgatttcaaaatttgacttcTCTTAAACATCTAGACTTGTCTCACAACGATTTCAATTCTTCAATACCCGATTGGTTGTATAAATTCAGCAGTCTTGAGTACCTTTCTCTTGGCTTCAATATCTTGCAAGGTAGGCTTTCAAGATCATTTGGAGGACTCTGCAATTTGAAGTTCATTTATCTGTCACAAGTCAATTTGACTCAAGATATATCTGAAATCCTAGATGTTTTTTCAGAATGTATTTCAGATAAGCTCGAGTCACTGGATTTAAgggaaaataaactttttagcCATCTGAATAATCAGTTCCagcaatataaaaatttgggtTCTCTTTATCTAAGCCAGAACTCCATCTCCGGCTATATTCCTTCATCTTTAGGAGAAGTTTCATCTCTCAGATATCTGGATCTTTCCAACAATGAATTAAACGGTACTATTCCATCTTCTTTAGGAGAATTGTCATCCTTGAAAGTGCTTCATCTTTCATATAACAGACTGAATGGTCTCATTCCATCATATTTCGGAAAATTGTCTTCTATTGTAAATTTGGACCTTTCAAATAATGAATTGAATGGTTCTATTCCATCCTCTTTAGGGTCACTTCAATTCTTGAAAGATTTATATCTTTCTAAAAACAAACTGAATGGTCCAGTTCCATCCTCTTTAGGGCAGCTCTCATCGTTGGAAGTTTTAGATCTTTCTAGGAACAATTTGAATGGCACTCTTTATCCAAGTCATTTTGCCAATCTTATCAGACTTAGCAGTTTTGATTTATCTCATAACTCAGTTGAGTTGAACCTGAATTCTGATTGGGTTCCTCCTTTACAGCTTGAAATATTGAGTTTGGCATCTTGTCATTTAGGGCCTCAGTTTCCATTTTGGCTTCATTCACTCAGGAAtttatttgatctaaatttaTCTTACACTGGAATTGTAGACACTGTTCCCAGTTGGTTTTGGAAATCTGCTTCCCAACTGACTTTCTTAGATCTTTCTCACAACCAACTACATGGGGAGATTCCAAATTTAGTTGAGGCTACATTTCGATCATCGATCGACTTGAGTTCGAATAATTTTTCGGGTTCTTTGCCTCGGATGTCTTCCAATATAACTAGACTGGATCTTTCTAGTAATGTCTTGTCTGGATCAATTTTTCAGTTCTTGTGTTATGGTAATGAGTCTAGAGAAATGAAGATTCTGTTTCTCAGAGATAACCTTTTGTCTGGAGAATTGCCTGATTGTTGGACGAATTGGCCAGATTTGCTAATCCTGAATTTTGAGAATAATAAATTCACTGGCAGCCTCCCTAACTCAATGGGAACTTTAACTTCCATTGAGTCATTGCATCTTCGCAAAAACAGCCTCTCTGGAACAATTCCAGAGTCAATCTTAAATTGTACAGAGCTGGTAGCTTTTGATGTTGCTGAAAATGAACTCACTGGAAATGTTCCACTGTGGTTGGGTGAAAGATTTTCAGATATGGTAATCCTCAACCTTCGTTCAAACAAATTTCATGGCCCTTTACCATCACAACTTTGTCACATGACTTCCTTGCAAATTCTGGATATTGCTCATAACAGTCTCTCTGGAACTATACCGAAATGTATCAGTAACTTCAGTGCTATGGTGAAAGTGGACTACTCTGCAGACAACCGTATATtccattttgttgattttgtagGAGGGATTTCTGAGGATGAGCTTCTTATTTTGAAAGGGAGAGGGACTGAATATGATAGCACCCTTAATTTGTTAAGGATTATAGATCTCTCTAGCAATAATTTTTCTGGAGAGATTCCAGCAGAAGTGACAAAACTGGAAGCATTGCAGTCTTTGAATCTGTCGCACAACTTTTTTGTTGGAAGAATTCCGGAGAAGATTGGTGCCATGAGATCATTAGAATCAATCGATTTTTCTACAAATCAGCTGTCTGGTGAAATCCCACAAAGCATTTCAGAATTGACTTTCTTGAGTCATTTGAACTTGTCCAACAACAATTTGATGGGGAAAATCCCTCTAAGCACTCAAATTCAAGGCTTTGATGCATCCTGTTTTGCTGGTAATGAACTTTGTGGATCCCCACTTCCTAAGAATTGTACTGACATTGACTCAACATCTGTTATTGAAAACcaaggagaagaagatgaaaacagAAATGAAGTGAATTGGCTGTACGTGAGCTTGACCCTTGGATTTATAGTGGGCTTCTGGAGTTTCATTGGTCCTCTAATTGTCAGCAGAAGATGGAGGTGTATGTATTGTAGTTTCCTGGATTACCTTGGGAATAAGCTTTGTAGTGTTGCAAAAAAATGTTGCTAG